Genomic segment of Andrena cerasifolii isolate SP2316 chromosome 7, iyAndCera1_principal, whole genome shotgun sequence:
CGGACTGTCCATACATACATCATAATTCTTAATCGATACACGCGAGGAGCTCTCTTAAAAGTAGCTAGAGATCAGTGTGTGTAATATCGTTGCATCGGTTCATCCTATCGTGGGATAGAAGATTCCACGGTGTAGCTGAGGCGTTTCACggtacttttttttaagagCTAGGTACTCCGTGCCCGCGATACGAGTGATTCGAATGGAGGAGAGAATCGAGTAGGCTGCGACGACGGTATCATCAATCCTCACGGTGAAAAATGTTACGGTTAACCGGGGACAGGATTGCTAGAGAGAAACTACGatcgaaacgaaagaaaaattcaGCTCAGGTGTATCCAACCGTTTCAGACATAACGCAATTTCGGGATTAAAATATTGTAGATAGGTACTTCACGTTTGCTTTTCGAGGTAGCATTTATCCTCAACGATGCGAATTAGTAGTTAAAGAAATTGGAGTACATTCAAATCTACATAGCATTCTAAGAGGTGCGTATGAGGAAATAAAACTTATCATTTTCATTAAATCTAATGATTTTAATGGTATGTAATTGATGAGTATAGGTATTTGTCAGGGAATATACAATTTAAATAGAAGTTCGATCGATGTTTAGTAATAAAGTGAATTTGATAATAGGCCCGAGTTTGTTTTAACGgagtggttaaaaaaaattgtatgaagTTTCAGTCTAATAGTAACGCCGAGCATTATGCGCATGTCTGAAAAGGTAAAACAGTGAAAAtacaccaaaaatatcaatcaACGTCACGCGCGCAAAGAAGCCATATGCTGATGAAAATGAACATTTTTCTCCGCGCATTATCGATAGTTAGTGATGAGATTGATACAGTATTTATCGACGATGCTGTAATTAATTCAATTCGCTTGTTCGGGTCTAAAATAATTACACGACATCGAAAGTATAGTATCGGAAATGGTACAGCAACGGCCTAAAAACTAACAGTTCGAAAATCACTTAAATGGAAATAATGCGATTACCGCAGTAAACAAATCTACGCTACTAACAATATGGTGAAGTCTTTAAAGTATCTTACGAATATAGTATAATTACTCTGTCCTTTTTATTCCATTTATCGAGAACTATCACAGAGATCCCGCTTTCACGTTCCTTGTAGCAAATAAAACGACTTCATCATATCTCCAACATGATCTAAGCAAACATATTACCTACAAATTATTCACTAACTCAAAATTAATTCCACTTGCAAAGCATACTTATCTCCCCTCGTCGATAAAACTATACACACATACGGCTACTTACTGTTTTAACAGCATCGATACTATACTCATTTCACTTGCGACAAATACACAGCAGTGACCCGTGAAAACCCTAGACGATCGGTATGACTtcgatttaaataaaagatCGTATTAACAACAACTTGCTGCAGATTGACCCGAGTACTAACGATTCAATATCACTCCCATCGCTATCGATAGTGGTAGGGAACGCAAGCCTCGGAGAACCATAAACTCGAGAAAGatatatgtaataataatatatataaacgtGAGGTAGGAGagattgtatgtatgtatgtacgtagcgattgctttgtaccatcttcATGGTCGGTCCTGTAGGTAACACCCTCGTGGCTGTGAGCACGGCCAAGCCTGTGCAACCTTGCCATCTGTGCTGCGACTTTGTATGCAGGCGGTTGACGGCACTGAGTACTACCGACCCCTGGACGCATCGTCGTCATCGACGTCATGGTAGTcatggtcgtcatcgtcgtgcTAGCCCCTGGGGGAGGAAGTCCCGCCGCTACTCCGAGACCTGAAAACCCtcgactctctttctctcggtcTCTCACACCCCGGCCTTCTGCTCCTCAACACTTGCCTCCCCATTTATCCTCCGCCAAGTAGCTCGCCGCCGCTGGCGATTCTGAACGAGTACGAGCTGGCCGAGCACCGAACCAATGCACCGCGCAGTTGCAGAGGAGAAGCCTTGAAGTCGTAGAGAAACAGTTGCGACGTTTTAGCGAAAAGGTCACGGGGTTGCAGAGGGAAAGTCGTGGCGAAAAAGTCATGGGGTTGTAAAGAGAAAGTCGTGGACTTCGAAAGTTGTAGGGAAAGATGGTAAAAATCATAGGGAACAAGTTGCAGAGTCGCAAAAGAGAATGCAACTAGCGCAGAACCCATTGATCGGCTAAGAACTTTTCACTTAAAGGTTTGTCCTCTTACTTTACGATTTCCTTTCATCGCCATCGGCTTTCTCGACGAAAGAAGCAGCAAGGGGGCCGATCGTACTCGTTCGGAACGCCGGCATGCGAGAGACGAACAGTGTTTAGGAGGAAACTGTGCAAAACTCGTTATTCACCGCTAGATCTGCCCAAGAAAAGGAAAGCACAGGAAACCAGTTAATATACCCTGGAAAGAAGCCTCGGCTCTCCGTTAATCCTGAGGAGGCGCGACACCGCGAACGGCACACGATCGATGCAACACACACAGTTTTATTGCGCACACACAGGGCACACAGGTAGGCAAGCAACGATACTCACGTGATTGTTAGCGTGCACGCGGCAACTCTCTTCGAGCAGACGATTATAATGTACAGATTAAGCTTATGCATCGCCATACGTGTCAATGGATGACTCAAGCTCAACCACGTTGCTTCCGGCGCAGACTTCTAGTGTACAATATCCTCGGTTAGTGCGACTACCATTCGAAATTAGTAGAACTCTCCATACGCCACTGGATACTTGGACTAATCCATCACCGAACGAAACTCTATGTCATGCCGAAGTCCTATGTGATTCCCGGAAGCAACGTTCTAATTCTACGAAAACAGACCAGCAGCCCAGTTGCAGGAGAGAAATCAAAAGACGGGCAAGACAGTCGCGGACTCACCTTGAGGATTTTGGGGTTGGTGATGGTGATAATAatgttggtggtggtggtggtggtgatgatgatgattgTGGTTGTGATTCTGGTTGTGGTTGGCAGGAAGCGGAGGTAACACTGCTACCGCGTGAGGAAACGGAGGTGCGCCACCTCTCAAAACAGACCCTGCACCACACACAGGCCACATACGAAATGTTTCTTTACAAAATGTACAATGTTACGCTGTGCAACGTCGCCGGTATTTTCTTGGGCGAACGAAACGACGGAGTTTACAGGAGACATTTCGCTGCCGGAAATTAAGCTCGAGTTCCTCGACGAGAAGGATGGTTCCTCGAGTGAGTACCGCGAGTGCAAAGATCgcgaaaatttcatcgaaatatgGTTACACAGGATGTAAAATTACGAGTGTTGTAGGCTAATGCTTCTACAACTAGGGGAGGTATGAAGTATTTCTTCTTAGGATTTGTTTGATCTCGAGAAGGGCCATCTTGCTGTCAAGTTAGTCTTCTCCTAAGTGGAAATATGTAGGTTGTATCAAGATTATCTCCATTTTTATAAGTAATAatgtatgtttttaaatttctaagtAGAAACTTAGGCCATTCTTAGGAAATTCTTCGATCCTTTTTGCGAAAACGAAACAGTGAATTTTCATAGTATTCTATGTTAATtatcaatattattatatacattTCTAACAAAATGTTCAATGTAAAAGTGGCCCATTTACTCGTAAGTAACCGCGAGCTGAACTACTGGGTCGTGTCTGACTATATAGGGAGCGTCTCCACTTTGCAAGAAACATACAACTTATCAAAAAActaggggtcgaatgaaactgttaaaattttttaatcaattctgaaataaatgtaatttcatGACTTTATCTTTTTATCTGATTTATAAATTCATGAtttataatttcatattttctgttctgagaaaattgttataaaatgcttaaaaaacttttattttcttgaaagtagaaGAAAGATctagttaaacaggaacatttattctgctctgaaaaagttaaagttgtgacAAGCAGATGTCCTGAAAATGTTGTGGGATAGATAAGTCTGAAATGGAAACCTTAAACCGATCGgtgaaaataattgtataaaaatcacaatgtgctttcacttctatatttatcctttcaattccttaaataatactaattaaaaaaatattcctaacttttatattttacccttaaatatctgttcaaaagtatatgatcctcgagaatttttattaatcgaatataaaataactgttaCACCTGAACTCTTACAACAGAGTTAACGCGTTAATctacaaagttaacttaaaatAGAAACGAAATGATTTCAGTATTAACAGTTCGCTAAATGTCctgtatttataaaagttaacagtttcattcgacccctatAAGGAAcccataaaaaatataattttctcacTTCTTGTTCACTATTTCTTTGTTATAATCTTGATACGACATCCATCACGCATGATCATTATACATATTCACGATTTCAATAATATAATGACCATTAAACGTTGGCACGTACAATTAGAAACATACTTTATCatatgaaaaactgaaaatGATCTTGATACAATCAGTTAGTTATATACACTTTCATCTAGAAAATAATTCTGCTTTTCTAGGGAAAGCGAAAATTCCTCGAGATCAGAACAGCCTCGTAAAACAATTCCGTGTCTCCCTCGGTTTTAAAGATACCCGCCTATGATGCTCTTAATTTTACACTCTGTATATGCGTATGCATATGCATGAGGTGCCCCTGCGTAAAGAAGCGAGTCTCTGTAAAGAAGCTTTAAGCGGTAAATGTATGTACTGAAGCAACTGGAACTTCGAGATAAAAGCGGCTATAAGCACGTTTACCTACGTTATCGTTGCAACGCTCGACTGaacgataataaatataaagtacCCGGGGACGGATAAAGAGCGTGCCCGCAGCTTAAGCTCCGCGGAGCGTTTCAACTACCATAGACGAGAGAATGAAGATGAGTGGCCATGGGACATACGTATATTTCCGACCCGTCGAATCTGATTAACAGCCCGCGTGTGAAGCGAATGATTCAGGGGAAACGGACCACGATTGTAATAAAACGGAAATAGAAGTGGGAGGGGAGAAATGAAGAAACTGAGAGAGAGACACACAAACGTAACAGTCCTTCCAAGGGAACTCGCATGGTGATCAAGAGACGTACAACAGATATCACACTTTCCCAATGAATCATTCTCATTTATCGAGCTACCAAAGGAAAATATATCACGCACTACTGaataaatccttcgagatatcaACAGCTTTTACGATCACGCGATTACAAGCAGAGACTTCAAATGAACGCCCAACTGTTCAACGAAACGGTACCACGCATTTTACTGTTCAATCAGGGCATTCGTAAGGTGTACACGTCGTTGTCTAAGAAATGGTAACTGGTTTTAGAAATAGTCTCTACGCCCGAACGTCGGGCTATTCGTCGTTGGACCACTCCAgattctttcttttctctacCTTCTAGTCTACGGTCTACGGAGCGGACAAATGGGAAGAATAGGTATATGAGCACGAGCTTGTGGATGTTGTTGGTGTTCTCTCTATGGTTACGTACCTTGCATGGCGGAGTGCCGTCTTTGCGGTGGCGGTGGACTGCCACCAGCTTCTACGCTGCTTCCGCTGTGGCTGTCCAGCTGTGTACTGTGACCACTGTCACTGCTCGTCACCGAACCTACGCACACGTCCCCAAAGACACTTCTATCACTACACATATTCTAGCCCAGTTTCGCCCTGCTGCTCTCCCGCTAACTGCTAATAATCTAATCAGATTAGTGGAGTTCGTCGTAAGGACATCGTGACCACACAGTAGATGTCTGTCTAAAAAAAATCGGGGCAAGCAAACAGACACCCGTCTACGCTTTCAACTTCGTCGCGATCAGGTAGCGCTTGCACAGCGTTCGCATTACGATGCACGCAAATCGAATCCTTCTGTAGGCGATATTACTACCTATGTCTAGAGAAGAAGACGTGAACTGAGCACCGTAGAGCACCGAGCACCGTTGGCAGTCTACTGGTGGAGTAATATCACTTGCATCGGTAGGTTTCATAATGCGTTCGTTTCGATTCTGTTTTAGTAGAAGCTCTGTTTATTTATGTGTGGAGGACCTTCTGCTTCAAATTGAATATCATCAATTTCAAACTGTGTTTTGAACTATTATAATTGTTGATGCTGTACTCCAAAGAGTCGAGTGCTATTGTAAGTATTTAATGCACGAGAAAATTGCAGGAAAGTGTTTTGTCATTGAATTCTGTACGGAAATCAAAACTCACTGCCACTTCTCGAATTATCCCTAATTGTTTTCGAGATGATGCGCTTAGAAgcatctactaatttaataagTCTACGTCTTCAAAATCCAAACGAACTTATTAAGAAACCGAGTTATTAAGTATCGCTTCCTGGAAAGTGAACATTGCTGAAATGAGATTCCCAAGAGTGATATAGCCTACAATTGATCACTGTTTCGCTCAAGCTTAGAGTAAATAATTCATGAAATTTGACAGCACTATCTATTTAAGTCGTTCAAAAGTGGTTGAAAAGTAAGAACCCCTTGTAACGTGGAATCGTAGAGGATTGCCGTTCACGCGGCCGTATGTCCCATGGAGAGTGATCTAAAAATTGAAGCCAGGCGTGCTTCGCCCTGGGATCAGAACCGTGTGATATACTCGGGACGATAATATTGATCGGAGAAAAGAAGCGCGAGCTACGGTAATCGGCGTACAAGATGCGTGTAAATGGATTAAGCTAAATATAACATGGAACATTTATGAATTGCGTAAACGGCTGTGCAGCGTGCATAAAATGATAAGTATCTGTATTGCGAGACCTGACCAATGGTGTGTGTATATCACGAGCAATGAAGGTGCACACGATGGTACTTTCACGAGATGTGTCTGCTATAGTCGTGTAGCAAGATAACGACAATtcaaaataaaacgaaagaagcacCATGTCTGTGTATCGTCGCCTAAAGCTAGCAAAATGTATAATAGGAACACAGAGTATTCGATAATATCGTAAAGACTTGTTTACGTGTGTGAAACACgtgcgtgtgtgtatgtgtgtaatGTCTGCGTCGACAGCATCTCGTTTCGGACCATTTTTACGCATCGAATTCGATCAACTTACCGCTGGTCAACGTTTTTCTTAACGGCTGAAGATTGCTCAGGCTGGTCACGCTACTACTTTCAGCGCTGAGATCGACAGGTGGCGGTAAACTGGAAGGAGTATCGCTATGGGATCTCTCATGCATAGGAACTCGGCTACCAGATCCTACTCTCCTAGGTGCACCAGGACTAGGCTCCAAGCCGCTGGAATGCAACGCTAATCCTGGCACTGGAAGCGGTGGTGGACAGTGTTTAGGTTGGTACGGGCGAGTTTTGTGGGGATCGGAGAGCGCCAACATTTTTCGCACCGCTTGCGGCGATGCTGCTCCGAACTTTGTACCtgaaaatattcaataatcGGGGCTTCATTTGACATGCAGCTCGCGGAAGGTTTGTAGAAAATAAATTACTTAAATTTACTTCTCGAAGTGAGGAAAGTATAAAAAGTTATTCGGCTTGAAAAGGTGGATGCAACAGTGGACTTGAAATTTCCGTGATGTTATTACTTGCAAGGAATCGCGCGCAATTTAAATACTCTTAAGCCGAATATATCGTATATGGGGATCTTACCTTGTATGCTCTTTCTACCTTCACTGGTGCTGCTGGCACTACTCGTAGTCGACAGCGTAGGAGAAGGATGCCTTCTTCCTCTGCTTGCACTAAGGGGCACAGCCGTAGCCACTGAAACGGCTCCTGCATGAGGCTCGCACTCTACGGAAAGAGCGTGCAATCGCTCCTCATCCGTTATTACTTTCATGTTCGCCAGGTACGCTTTCACTCTTCTGACCATCTGCGCCTCCTCGAACATCTTCTTCGGGTTCGGCGCCGCGGTAGACTTCTTCCGCCGTTTCACGGTTGCAGTTTGTCCTCCTGGACAACGCAATACTGTTAGTAGAAATAATAAACAATGATATGCTTGATCTTGTTTCTCGCGAACTTTAGAGTACTTTACCTTGATTGCCGGTGGTCATTTGGTTCAACGCAACCATGGCCGAACTGGGTGGCTGACCACCCCTTTCCAACATTATCGACAAGTCATACGGCGAGGAACACATGTTCGTTAAAGTTCTCACTTCTTTGGCGATCATTCTCAGTTTCTCAAAGTTTACCAAACTTTCCACCCGCGAGTCGTTACCGAGATGTATGAACGTCAAGTCTTTCTTCACTACGGGATAAAAGGGGATCTGGGAAAGGGAGAAACGGAACGTTTAACACGGAGATACATTGTTGTAAAACAAAACTGAGACGATGAAATGAAAGTAAAGGGTGAACTCACTATAGGGGGCTGTGTTTGCTCGGATGCGACCAATTGTCTGTACTTGCTCATGTTGCGGCTTGGATCCATTAGTTCCTGCAAATCACTGAATAGCCTCTGATATTTGCTTGGCAGTTTCTCCCAAGACGCGCGCAATCGCGACACGGCTCCGTGACCCAAACCAGACACAATAGCGAACATAGAATTGAAATTTTTGCACTCCTTGCACTGGCCTGTTTTCAAAGAGAAGCATTAGAATACACGTGCGAAACGAACCATTCTCGAATGACCAACGAGCGAGACACTCACGAGCTATTTTTATGAATTGCTTTATTATTTTACTACGTCGAACGAGGTTGTGCTCGGAACAAACTTCTGTCACAACCCAAAACATTTCTCTGTTGACTAGTTCTGCAAACTGCCTGAGCATAGGCACGCCGTATCTACTCTTCAGCTCGAATAAATCATCCACGTACTCCGTAGATTCAATTTGCctgataataatatttcaatgaaTTCACTTCCCATTTCTTAGTTCAACGACAAAATAAAAACTTCAGGCGTTCCCAGTTTACCTGAATATACTGAAGTCTTGCAGAGTCAGCTGAATGGCAACTTCAACCGCGTTTAATTGCAAGAAGTGAACCTGAGACTCACGAATCAGCTCGGGCGCTTGCTCGTCCGCGACGAGCGTCTCTGATATACCgttagtttttaaataatatcgaGAACTTAAGCCGATCCTTTCCGCGAGATTTTGCAACTGGTCGGGTAACCTACGCTGTTTAATCATGCCCCCTTCCCCAACGCTAACTTCGGCTAAAGAGAAGTTCGAGCTGCTCTCGGTTATACCGAACTCCTGGAGAGCAAGCATTACCACCTGAAAGGATGCATTAGCATATAAATAGCAGTCATCGCCGATAAACGTTGTTTCCCAGGATTATATGTACCTACCTCGTGCGCCGTTGTTTCTTTATGAATAAGAAGATATTTACAAGTTTGATCAGCTTTGTAAACTTTCAAAACGTGCTCGGGATAATCAGGCGCCCTTAAGTCGTCGTAACAATACAGCGACGTAAGGTCAGGGTTACTTTTCGAGTGATAAAGGTTAGTGGTGGTCTGTGAAAGTCCTGTCCCTGGTGGTGTGTGAGGAGGTGCGAGGGGGTCGTCTACGTGTACACCGTCACTGTAAAAAGAAATacgtttatgaaaatatttctttaacatCGAAGTCGAGTATATCTGTACAGTCTCTTGAACTTACTTAATAGTATTCTTTGGCAGTATATTCATCTTCATGAGAGCTTTCTGTAATCTCCTTTTCGGACCGAGTGTCATGAATCCCTTGTGCTCCTTTTTCGCATCTTT
This window contains:
- the LOC143371802 gene encoding rap guanine nucleotide exchange factor 6 isoform X4, whose protein sequence is MTDYLDPHFVRALCRDPERRTLQDLQIIYYGLLGLEALRPCRDSILRGLCKIVRYERHHANHVLYYTGELATSWYILLSGSVFIDGSMFLPRSSFGKRTGGSARRPNECFVLEPSEMIVIDYPEVHGGRMHRPPHPHPITDHRQVNLVFDDTFSQGLTGRPELYQKSNRSSHSSDTSSAYSGSDTMTSVQSSLDADADEVDLSGLVESIVDSDEEEDLAESMDSLTVRDPVRECLEKDPMERTEDDIETLLEFTQQLKAFTNMTLAVRRALCAVMVFAVVERAGMIVLNDGEELDSWSVLINGAVEIEHSNGEIEQLHLGDSFGILPTMERLLHRGVMRTKCDDCQFVCVTQADYFRIQHQGEENTRRHEENGRVILVTELRGALDGGARRGHVVIRGTPERLMLQLIEENSITDPTYIEDFLLTHRTFIDSPLLVASQLLEWFDQAQVRDRVARVVLLWVNNHFTDFETDPAMMEFLEAFEAVLEREKMQGQQRLLNIACAAKARTRNVTLARPSRDEVLHFSILGGYERGFGIFISKVDKKSKAEDVGLKRGDQILEVNGQSFEHVSHARALEILRGSTHLSITVKSNLLAFKEMLQMPDDSPRPRGRANKPEISRLQTDPRARLSTHVDPITPVNPLNPLVGGVPLLIPDSNVSPCKDAKKEHKGFMTLGPKRRLQKALMKMNILPKNTINDGVHVDDPLAPPHTPPGTGLSQTTTNLYHSKSNPDLTSLYCYDDLRAPDYPEHVLKVYKADQTCKYLLIHKETTAHEVVMLALQEFGITESSSNFSLAEVSVGEGGMIKQRRLPDQLQNLAERIGLSSRYYLKTNGISETLVADEQAPELIRESQVHFLQLNAVEVAIQLTLQDFSIFRQIESTEYVDDLFELKSRYGVPMLRQFAELVNREMFWVVTEVCSEHNLVRRSKIIKQFIKIARQCKECKNFNSMFAIVSGLGHGAVSRLRASWEKLPSKYQRLFSDLQELMDPSRNMSKYRQLVASEQTQPPIIPFYPVVKKDLTFIHLGNDSRVESLVNFEKLRMIAKEVRTLTNMCSSPYDLSIMLERGGQPPSSAMVALNQMTTGNQVLRCPGGQTATVKRRKKSTAAPNPKKMFEEAQMVRRVKAYLANMKVITDEERLHALSVECEPHAGAVSVATAVPLSASRGRRHPSPTLSTTSSASSTSEGRKSIQGTKFGAASPQAVRKMLALSDPHKTRPYQPKHCPPPLPVPGLALHSSGLEPSPGAPRRVGSGSRVPMHERSHSDTPSSLPPPVDLSAESSSVTSLSNLQPLRKTLTSGSVTSSDSGHSTQLDSHSGSSVEAGGSPPPPQRRHSAMQGSVLRGGAPPFPHAVAVLPPLPANHNQNHNHNHHHHHHHHHQHYYHHHQPQNPQGLGVAAGLPPPGASTTMTTMTTMTSMTTMRPGVGSTQCRQPPAYKVAAQMARLHRLGRAHSHEGVTYRTDHEDDDEDAQVSAV
- the LOC143371802 gene encoding rap guanine nucleotide exchange factor 2 isoform X8 is translated as MIVIDYPEVHGGRMHRPPHPHPITDHRQVNLVFDDTFSQGLTGRPELYQKSNRSSHSSDTSSAYSGSDTMTSVQSSLDADADEVDLSGLVESIVDSDEEEDLAESMDSLTVRDPVRECLEKDPMERTEDDIETLLEFTQQLKAFTNMTLAVRRALCAVMVFAVVERAGMIVLNDGEELDSWSVLINGAVEIEHSNGEIEQLHLGDSFGILPTMERLLHRGVMRTKCDDCQFVCVTQADYFRIQHQGEENTRRHEENGRVILVTELRGALDGGARRGHVVIRGTPERLMLQLIEENSITDPTYIEDFLLTHRTFIDSPLLVASQLLEWFDQAQVRDRVARVVLLWVNNHFTDFETDPAMMEFLEAFEAVLEREKMQGQQRLLNIACAAKARTRNVTLARPSRDEVLHFSILGGYERGFGIFISKVDKKSKAEDVGLKRGDQILEVNGQSFEHVSHARALEILRGSTHLSITVKSNLLAFKEMLQMPDDSPRPRGRANKPEISRLQTDPRARLSTHVDPITPVNPLNPLVGGVPLLIPDSNVSPCKDAKKEHKGFMTLGPKRRLQKALMKMNILPKNTINDGVHVDDPLAPPHTPPGTGLSQTTTNLYHSKSNPDLTSLYCYDDLRAPDYPEHVLKVYKADQTCKYLLIHKETTAHEVVMLALQEFGITESSSNFSLAEVSVGEGGMIKQRRLPDQLQNLAERIGLSSRYYLKTNGISETLVADEQAPELIRESQVHFLQLNAVEVAIQLTLQDFSIFRQIESTEYVDDLFELKSRYGVPMLRQFAELVNREMFWVVTEVCSEHNLVRRSKIIKQFIKIARQCKECKNFNSMFAIVSGLGHGAVSRLRASWEKLPSKYQRLFSDLQELMDPSRNMSKYRQLVASEQTQPPIIPFYPVVKKDLTFIHLGNDSRVESLVNFEKLRMIAKEVRTLTNMCSSPYDLSIMLERGGQPPSSAMVALNQMTTGNQVLRCPGGQTATVKRRKKSTAAPNPKKMFEEAQMVRRVKAYLANMKVITDEERLHALSVECEPHAGAVSVATAVPLSASRGRRHPSPTLSTTSSASSTSEGRKSIQGTKFGAASPQAVRKMLALSDPHKTRPYQPKHCPPPLPVPGLALHSSGLEPSPGAPRRVGSGSRVPMHERSHSDTPSSLPPPVDLSAESSSVTSLSNLQPLRKTLTSGSVTSSDSGHSTQLDSHSGSSVEAGGSPPPPQRRHSAMQGSVLRGGAPPFPHAVAVLPPLPANHNQNHNHNHHHHHHHHHQHYYHHHQPQNPQGLGVAAGLPPPGASTTMTTMTTMTSMTTMRPGVGSTQCRQPPAYKVAAQMARLHRLGRAHSHEGVTYRTDHEDDDEDAQVSAV
- the LOC143371802 gene encoding rap guanine nucleotide exchange factor 2 isoform X6, which codes for MLKYMNRTGRPRVVARKRKGRSLSRSWPGTPRPLSVVSSEIDYPEVHGGRMHRPPHPHPITDHRQVNLVFDDTFSQGLTGRPELYQKSNRSSHSSDTSSAYSGSDTMTSVQSSLDADADEVDLSGLVESIVDSDEEEDLAESMDSLTVRDPVRECLEKDPMERTEDDIETLLEFTQQLKAFTNMTLAVRRALCAVMVFAVVERAGMIVLNDGEELDSWSVLINGAVEIEHSNGEIEQLHLGDSFGILPTMERLLHRGVMRTKCDDCQFVCVTQADYFRIQHQGEENTRRHEENGRVILVTELRGALDGGARRGHVVIRGTPERLMLQLIEENSITDPTYIEDFLLTHRTFIDSPLLVASQLLEWFDQAQVRDRVARVVLLWVNNHFTDFETDPAMMEFLEAFEAVLEREKMQGQQRLLNIACAAKARTRNVTLARPSRDEVLHFSILGGYERGFGIFISKVDKKSKAEDVGLKRGDQILEVNGQSFEHVSHARALEILRGSTHLSITVKSNLLAFKEMLQMPDDSPRPRGRANKPEISRLQTDPRARLSTHVDPITPVNPLNPLVGGVPLLIPDSNVSPCKDAKKEHKGFMTLGPKRRLQKALMKMNILPKNTINDGVHVDDPLAPPHTPPGTGLSQTTTNLYHSKSNPDLTSLYCYDDLRAPDYPEHVLKVYKADQTCKYLLIHKETTAHEVVMLALQEFGITESSSNFSLAEVSVGEGGMIKQRRLPDQLQNLAERIGLSSRYYLKTNGISETLVADEQAPELIRESQVHFLQLNAVEVAIQLTLQDFSIFRQIESTEYVDDLFELKSRYGVPMLRQFAELVNREMFWVVTEVCSEHNLVRRSKIIKQFIKIARQCKECKNFNSMFAIVSGLGHGAVSRLRASWEKLPSKYQRLFSDLQELMDPSRNMSKYRQLVASEQTQPPIIPFYPVVKKDLTFIHLGNDSRVESLVNFEKLRMIAKEVRTLTNMCSSPYDLSIMLERGGQPPSSAMVALNQMTTGNQVLRCPGGQTATVKRRKKSTAAPNPKKMFEEAQMVRRVKAYLANMKVITDEERLHALSVECEPHAGAVSVATAVPLSASRGRRHPSPTLSTTSSASSTSEGRKSIQGTKFGAASPQAVRKMLALSDPHKTRPYQPKHCPPPLPVPGLALHSSGLEPSPGAPRRVGSGSRVPMHERSHSDTPSSLPPPVDLSAESSSVTSLSNLQPLRKTLTSGSVTSSDSGHSTQLDSHSGSSVEAGGSPPPPQRRHSAMQGSVLRGGAPPFPHAVAVLPPLPANHNQNHNHNHHHHHHHHHQHYYHHHQPQNPQGLGVAAGLPPPGASTTMTTMTTMTSMTTMRPGVGSTQCRQPPAYKVAAQMARLHRLGRAHSHEGVTYRTDHEDDDEDAQVSAV
- the LOC143371802 gene encoding rap guanine nucleotide exchange factor 6 isoform X5, with translation MTDYLDPHFVRALCRDPERRTLQDLQIIYYGLLGLEALRPCRDSILRGLCKIVRYERHHANHVLYYTGELATSWYILLSGSVFIDGSMFLPRSSFGKRTGGSARRPNECFVLEPSEMIVIDYPEVHGGRMHRPPHPHPITDHRQVNLVFDDTFSQGLTGRPELYQKSNRSSHSSDTSSAYSGSDTMTSVQSSLDADADEVDLSGLVESIVDSDEEEDLAESMDSLTVRDPVRECLEKDPMERTEDDIETLLEFTQQLKAFTNMTLAVRRALCAVMVFAVVERAGMIVLNDGEELDSWSVLINGAVEIEHSNGEIEQLHLGDSFGILPTMERLLHRGVMRTKCDDCQFVCVTQADYFRIQHQGEENTRRHEENGRVILVTELRGALDGGARRGHVVIRGTPERLMLQLIEENSITDPTYIEDFLLTHRTFIDSPLLVASQLLEWFDQAQVRDRVARVVLLWVNNHFTDFETDPAMMEFLEAFEAVLEREKMQGQQRLLNIACAAKARTRNVTLARPSRDEVLHFSILGGYERGFGIFISKVDKKSKAEDVGLKRGDQILEVNGQSFEHVSHARALEILRGSTHLSITVKSNLLAFKEMLQMPDDSPRPRGRANKPEISRLQTDPRARLSTHVDPITPVNPLNPLVGGVPLLIPDSNVSPCKDAKKEHKGFMTLGPKRRLQKALMKMNILPKNTINDGVHVDDPLAPPHTPPGTGLSQTTTNLYHSKSNPDLTSLYCYDDLRAPDYPEHVLKVYKADQTCKYLLIHKETTAHEVVMLALQEFGITESSSNFSLAEVSVGEGGMIKQRRLPDQLQNLAERIGLSSRYYLKTNGISETLVADEQAPELIRESQVHFLQLNAVEVAIQLTLQDFSIFRQIESTEYVDDLFELKSRYGVPMLRQFAELVNREMFWVVTEVCSEHNLVRRSKIIKQFIKIARQCKECKNFNSMFAIVSGLGHGAVSRLRASWEKLPSKYQRLFSDLQELMDPSRNMSKYRQLVASEQTQPPIIPFYPVVKKDLTFIHLGNDSRVESLVNFEKLRMIAKEVRTLTNMCSSPYDLSIMLERGGQPPSSAMVALNQMTTGNQGGQTATVKRRKKSTAAPNPKKMFEEAQMVRRVKAYLANMKVITDEERLHALSVECEPHAGAVSVATAVPLSASRGRRHPSPTLSTTSSASSTSEGRKSIQGTKFGAASPQAVRKMLALSDPHKTRPYQPKHCPPPLPVPGLALHSSGLEPSPGAPRRVGSGSRVPMHERSHSDTPSSLPPPVDLSAESSSVTSLSNLQPLRKTLTSGSVTSSDSGHSTQLDSHSGSSVEAGGSPPPPQRRHSAMQGSVLRGGAPPFPHAVAVLPPLPANHNQNHNHNHHHHHHHHHQHYYHHHQPQNPQGLGVAAGLPPPGASTTMTTMTTMTSMTTMRPGVGSTQCRQPPAYKVAAQMARLHRLGRAHSHEGVTYRTDHEDDDEDAQVSAV